In Providencia zhijiangensis, a single window of DNA contains:
- the cptA gene encoding phosphoethanolamine transferase CptA: MVNSIKAGKFSWMSLFWLLIFFWYFSSLLQLYVVVTGQSNTIGLRDSLLYSSLWLVPALFFPRKIKLVAGLIGIVLWLSSVVALAYFVVYGHQLSQSVMFVMFETNTNEAGEFLRQYLSFKVIAVILAYTLGAIFLWTRLKPVTLPVPGRVIVSALVLIVLFGVPYYNKAIKQQRPFENVVSYVNSKLAYAAPWQFVSGYFLYKNQLANMEELIRDNSKIPPLENFVDANGNTPRTFVLVIGESTSRDRMSLYGYSRQTTPELDQLEKQYPNNLAVFNDVVTPRPYTIEALQQILTFASETEPDLFNSRPSIMNMMKQAGFKTFWITNQQTMTERNTLLTAFSRQTDKQYYLNNDMAQSSRIYDDVVLDPFKEALADPAEKKFIVVHLLGTHMRYEFRYPEDKAIFTDSNSPVPTNLKGDQIKDYNAYDNAQHYNDYVVSSLIKDFDSSKENGFLVFFSDHGEDVYDTPPHEMLGRSEGKPSKVMYNVPFLVWQSPEWLQTHQFDLKDKTARPYSNMDFIYTWSDLAGLKYTGFEPQKSLINNEYQPQPRWIGDPENKASMMLYDDLKK, encoded by the coding sequence ATGGTTAATTCGATAAAAGCAGGAAAGTTTAGCTGGATGTCCTTGTTCTGGCTGTTAATATTTTTCTGGTATTTCTCATCTTTACTGCAGCTGTATGTGGTTGTTACGGGACAAAGTAACACCATCGGGTTAAGAGACTCTTTACTCTATAGCTCACTTTGGCTAGTTCCCGCGCTATTTTTCCCTCGAAAAATCAAACTTGTGGCAGGCTTAATCGGGATTGTGTTATGGCTATCCTCGGTTGTCGCTCTCGCTTATTTCGTGGTGTATGGGCATCAATTATCCCAAAGCGTGATGTTTGTGATGTTCGAAACCAACACCAACGAAGCGGGTGAATTCTTACGCCAATATCTGAGCTTTAAAGTGATTGCGGTGATTTTGGCTTATACCCTTGGCGCTATTTTCCTATGGACACGTTTAAAACCTGTCACGTTGCCAGTACCTGGACGTGTGATTGTGTCCGCACTCGTTCTGATCGTGCTATTTGGTGTGCCTTACTACAATAAAGCCATCAAACAGCAGCGCCCTTTCGAAAACGTGGTTTCCTACGTTAACAGTAAATTAGCGTATGCCGCACCATGGCAGTTTGTAAGTGGTTACTTCCTGTATAAGAACCAACTGGCAAACATGGAAGAATTAATCCGCGACAACAGCAAAATTCCACCGTTAGAAAATTTTGTTGATGCCAATGGCAACACCCCAAGAACGTTTGTGTTGGTGATTGGTGAATCCACCAGCCGCGACAGAATGAGCTTGTATGGTTATTCTCGTCAAACAACGCCAGAGCTTGATCAACTGGAAAAACAGTATCCAAACAATTTGGCGGTCTTTAACGATGTGGTTACGCCACGCCCTTATACCATCGAAGCGTTACAACAAATTTTAACCTTTGCTTCAGAAACTGAGCCTGATCTGTTTAATTCCCGCCCATCTATCATGAATATGATGAAACAAGCTGGCTTTAAAACGTTCTGGATCACCAATCAGCAAACCATGACTGAGCGAAATACGCTGTTAACGGCGTTCTCTCGTCAAACTGATAAGCAATATTATTTGAACAACGATATGGCGCAAAGCTCCCGTATTTATGATGACGTGGTGCTCGACCCATTCAAAGAAGCCTTAGCCGATCCTGCTGAGAAGAAATTTATTGTGGTGCACCTACTTGGTACCCATATGCGCTATGAGTTCCGTTATCCTGAAGATAAAGCCATCTTCACCGATAGCAATAGCCCAGTGCCGACCAACTTAAAAGGCGACCAAATTAAAGATTACAATGCCTATGATAATGCTCAGCATTACAATGACTATGTGGTCTCGTCGCTGATCAAAGATTTCGACTCTTCAAAAGAAAATGGCTTCTTAGTCTTCTTCTCCGATCATGGTGAAGATGTTTACGACACGCCACCACATGAAATGTTAGGTCGTAGCGAAGGCAAGCCAAGCAAAGTGATGTACAACGTACCATTCTTAGTCTGGCAGTCGCCAGAATGGTTACAGACTCATCAATTTGACTTGAAAGATAAAACCGCTCGCCCATACAGCAATATGGATTTTATCTATACATGGTCTGATTTGGCGGGTCTCAAGTACACCGGATTTGAGCCACAAAAAAGTCTGATTAACAATGAGTACCAACCACAGCCTCGTTGGATTGGTGACCCAGAAAATAAAGCATCCATGATGCTGTATGATGACTTAAAGAAATAA
- a CDS encoding ion channel produces the protein MLDNAFVAFLKSALAVRILLSILIIVDGGLILKPILSAYTDYIDWRQSGFTEWLKSLGFMKLLDIPRFLLGISLIFLSLFMINGARIAWVFALLLLAIIAFVDLKVATEHVRQGYFSFGLFVALTLFWKLYPRHSISSAGFVALTCIISLLLYSIFGTLYIGDEFMPVVKDGTTAFYFALVCMTTVGFGDIVPVTLDARVFTVTVIILGITIFTTSVVYVVGVLAKGTKEIVRKRFSYMKSHYVVIGSTPMAVNVYQALKKRELPVAVICQESHRSHYPEKDNIVTGDPTDSALLAEANVKQAKCVLIMTDSDSLSTFALLGVKAQSGSKSEAKTVVLVNQESNMDKIRLLNPDMLFSLSSLGSEVLMQVLCGETISNDSISDMLLNKITKS, from the coding sequence ATGCTAGATAACGCCTTTGTGGCTTTTTTGAAATCCGCTTTAGCCGTGAGAATTCTGCTCTCCATTTTGATTATCGTTGATGGCGGGCTCATCTTAAAGCCCATCTTAAGTGCTTACACGGACTATATCGATTGGCGTCAAAGTGGATTTACCGAGTGGTTAAAATCCTTAGGGTTTATGAAATTGTTGGATATTCCCCGCTTCTTACTGGGTATCTCGCTGATCTTTCTTTCGCTATTTATGATCAATGGCGCGCGCATCGCATGGGTTTTCGCGCTCTTATTATTGGCAATCATTGCCTTTGTTGACTTAAAAGTGGCAACGGAACATGTACGACAAGGTTATTTCTCCTTTGGCTTGTTTGTCGCATTAACACTCTTTTGGAAACTGTACCCTCGACACAGTATCAGTAGCGCAGGGTTTGTGGCGCTCACTTGTATTATTTCATTATTGCTCTATTCCATTTTCGGTACGCTGTATATCGGCGATGAATTCATGCCCGTTGTGAAAGATGGCACCACGGCATTTTATTTTGCGCTGGTGTGTATGACGACCGTAGGATTTGGCGATATTGTGCCTGTCACCTTGGATGCCAGAGTCTTTACGGTGACTGTAATTATTTTAGGGATCACCATTTTTACTACCTCCGTGGTGTATGTGGTGGGTGTATTAGCCAAAGGCACCAAAGAGATTGTTCGCAAGAGGTTTTCATATATGAAAAGTCATTATGTGGTGATTGGTAGTACCCCGATGGCAGTCAATGTCTATCAAGCACTGAAAAAACGGGAGCTGCCAGTGGCGGTGATTTGCCAAGAAAGCCACCGCAGCCACTATCCCGAAAAAGATAATATCGTGACAGGCGACCCAACGGACTCCGCGTTATTGGCGGAAGCCAATGTAAAACAGGCGAAATGTGTGCTGATCATGACTGATAGCGACTCGTTAAGCACCTTTGCTTTACTCGGTGTAAAAGCGCAATCAGGCAGTAAAAGCGAAGCAAAAACCGTGGTATTGGTTAACCAAGAGTCAAACATGGATAAAATCCGTTTGCTGAACCCGGATATGCTGTTTTCACTCTCATCCCTTGGCTCGGAAGTTTTGATGCAAGTGCTTTGCGGTGAAACAATTTCTAATGACAGCATTAGTGATATGCTGCTGAACAAAATCACAAAAAGCTAG
- the ccmA gene encoding cytochrome c biogenesis heme-transporting ATPase CcmA, which produces MLSADKITCHRQNRTLFRQLDFSVLPNQILQVEGPNGAGKTTLLRMMAGLLKPDEGEILWQQQSIEKLKEEFTRHLLYLGHKPAVKSLLTPYENLKFYYQMHHQEPEGDKIWSALEEVSLMGYEDIPVGQLSAGQQRRVNLARLWLSEAPLWILDEPFTAIDVAGVNRLTERFHQHAEQGGMILFTSHQAMKGHFGTLKLTGGYE; this is translated from the coding sequence ATGTTAAGTGCGGATAAAATTACCTGCCATCGACAAAATAGAACGCTATTCCGGCAGCTGGATTTTTCGGTTTTGCCGAATCAAATTTTGCAGGTCGAAGGACCTAACGGGGCAGGGAAAACCACACTGTTACGCATGATGGCTGGGTTATTAAAACCAGATGAAGGTGAGATTTTATGGCAGCAGCAATCTATTGAAAAACTTAAAGAAGAGTTTACTCGCCACTTGCTGTATTTGGGGCATAAACCGGCCGTAAAGTCGTTGCTAACCCCCTATGAAAATCTGAAGTTTTATTACCAAATGCACCACCAAGAACCCGAAGGTGACAAAATCTGGTCTGCGCTCGAAGAGGTCTCCTTGATGGGGTATGAAGATATTCCTGTTGGGCAGCTTTCAGCAGGGCAGCAGCGCAGAGTTAACCTTGCTCGCTTATGGTTAAGCGAGGCGCCACTGTGGATTTTGGATGAGCCATTCACGGCCATTGATGTGGCGGGTGTCAATAGGTTAACTGAGCGTTTTCATCAACATGCAGAACAAGGTGGCATGATTTTATTTACGTCGCACCAAGCGATGAAAGGACACTTTGGGACATTAAAACTGACAGGCGGGTACGAGTGA
- the ccmB gene encoding heme exporter protein CcmB — translation MFWLLIKRELKIAFRSFSELVNPLWFFLIVITLFPLSIGPEPQLLARISVGIFWVAAILSSLLSLERLFKDDYLDGSLEQLLLAPHPLFITVLAKVISHWLVTGLPLVLLSPVAAVMLSINGDTLLVLAGTLLLGTPVLSFIGAIGAALTVSLKKGGVLVSLLVLPLYIPVLIYATGTMEAYSFNMPLGGYFAILGALFAASITFSPLAIAAALKINVSNS, via the coding sequence ATGTTTTGGCTATTAATAAAAAGAGAGCTCAAAATTGCCTTTCGTAGTTTCTCCGAATTGGTTAACCCACTGTGGTTTTTCTTAATCGTCATCACGCTTTTTCCATTGAGTATAGGCCCTGAACCGCAATTATTGGCACGGATCTCTGTGGGGATATTCTGGGTGGCAGCCATTTTATCGTCGCTGCTATCATTAGAGCGTTTATTTAAAGATGACTATCTGGATGGCTCGTTAGAGCAATTATTGCTGGCCCCACACCCTCTGTTTATCACAGTTTTAGCCAAAGTGATTTCCCACTGGCTAGTGACGGGGCTGCCGCTGGTACTACTTTCCCCTGTAGCGGCGGTCATGTTATCCATTAATGGCGACACATTATTGGTGCTAGCGGGCACGTTACTGCTAGGAACGCCAGTATTGAGCTTTATTGGTGCGATTGGTGCGGCGCTCACCGTATCATTAAAAAAAGGGGGCGTGCTGGTCAGTTTACTGGTGTTACCGCTATATATTCCGGTGTTAATTTATGCGACGGGCACGATGGAAGCGTACAGTTTTAATATGCCTCTTGGCGGATATTTTGCGATCCTCGGCGCACTATTTGCAGCAAGTATAACCTTTTCTCCGTTGGCGATTGCTGCCGCATTGAAGATCAACGTAAGTAACAGCTAG
- a CDS encoding thioredoxin family protein — MPAVPLISSDNFSRLLSDPMQPSGQWALIYFCASWCQPCKTMQPIYLQLTDYFSDNGPHFGGRINFGGRINFGIVDIAQSPTIAPQYGIKSVPSIALFQDSRLVDLMAGEFQLSPLITQIENRLLCSH; from the coding sequence ATGCCCGCCGTTCCCCTTATTAGTAGCGATAATTTTAGCCGGCTGTTATCTGACCCGATGCAGCCGAGCGGGCAATGGGCGTTAATCTATTTTTGTGCATCATGGTGCCAGCCATGTAAGACCATGCAGCCTATCTATTTACAACTCACGGATTACTTTTCTGATAATGGCCCGCATTTTGGTGGACGTATAAATTTTGGTGGTCGTATAAATTTTGGAATAGTAGATATTGCCCAATCCCCGACGATAGCTCCTCAGTATGGAATTAAATCCGTACCTTCCATTGCGCTTTTCCAGGATTCTCGTCTTGTGGATTTAATGGCAGGGGAATTTCAACTTTCACCGCTAATTACTCAAATAGAAAATAGGCTGCTATGTTCACATTAA
- a CDS encoding sulfite exporter TauE/SafE family protein, translated as MFTLILEGLVIGCLLGLTGAGGGILAVPALMTSQGWGVALAAPVGLLAITLAALVGVIQGLIQQNIRYKAAIWIALISIPTAKYGVYLAQIVSPQWLTLAFSLVMLLVAYRIVFKKVIEDDDAPCKINQQTGKFIWNIKTASILGGIGLVAGLLTGLLGVGGGFIIVPAMKKFTNLNLKSIIATSLMVIFLIGSISISINILNGFEYPLEVSATFILACVFGLVVGRFLISYIPVNIVQTIFSLLVVFVSLYLLYSIFVFINTNGIPSLLI; from the coding sequence ATGTTCACATTAATATTAGAAGGCTTGGTGATTGGCTGCCTATTAGGATTAACGGGCGCTGGTGGCGGTATTTTAGCGGTTCCTGCATTGATGACATCTCAAGGATGGGGCGTCGCACTTGCCGCACCAGTGGGATTATTGGCAATTACATTGGCGGCATTGGTTGGCGTTATTCAGGGGCTCATTCAGCAGAATATTCGTTATAAAGCGGCTATTTGGATTGCGTTAATTAGCATTCCTACCGCCAAATATGGCGTTTATTTAGCACAAATTGTTTCACCTCAATGGTTGACTTTAGCATTTAGCCTCGTGATGCTGCTGGTTGCATATCGTATTGTTTTTAAAAAAGTAATTGAAGATGATGATGCCCCGTGCAAAATAAATCAGCAAACCGGAAAATTTATTTGGAATATCAAAACGGCATCTATATTAGGAGGAATTGGATTAGTTGCTGGATTACTGACGGGACTATTAGGCGTAGGTGGTGGGTTTATTATTGTGCCTGCGATGAAAAAGTTCACCAACTTAAACCTTAAAAGTATTATTGCCACCTCGCTAATGGTGATATTCCTCATTGGCAGTATTAGTATTTCAATTAATATCTTGAATGGTTTTGAATATCCATTAGAAGTGAGTGCAACCTTTATTTTAGCCTGCGTTTTTGGGTTGGTTGTGGGGCGTTTTTTGATTAGCTACATCCCTGTTAATATTGTTCAAACTATATTTTCATTATTGGTTGTTTTTGTTTCATTATATTTATTATATTCAATTTTTGTTTTTATAAATACTAATGGGATCCCCAGTTTGTTAATATAA
- a CDS encoding LacI family DNA-binding transcriptional regulator: MTKQDSSTTIIDIAKRANVTDITVSRAFNHPELVKKETREKILAIAQELNYVPNVFARNLKNKNSRIIGVVTDSTFNPFYVVLIQTVSRLAKEKGYQVMIFDTDSDEKAEQTAIETLVSYKASGILLSPVRDDKAYQPSYLSLIDQHKVPLVFVDRSIYGKDYPGLFLKNFEIGALTGKYLNQQRSENTLIVSGPEHSEISLSRLAGIYDQFTNRKNIHVLYSSYIFSKKDEEYLREKIKELYTPNMYIVGLNGIITAGMYKIISELGLSCRYFSVDLPPYADTYHLSISGVHHDSVYLGKRTAELLFAEIEGGSTKETGSKQIFVNGKLVTYD; this comes from the coding sequence ATGACTAAACAAGATAGTTCAACAACCATCATTGATATCGCCAAACGCGCGAATGTGACCGATATTACGGTATCTCGAGCTTTTAATCACCCAGAATTGGTAAAAAAAGAGACGCGAGAAAAAATACTCGCTATCGCACAAGAGTTAAATTATGTCCCCAATGTATTTGCACGGAATTTAAAAAATAAAAATAGCCGAATTATTGGGGTTGTCACGGACAGTACCTTTAACCCATTCTATGTGGTATTAATCCAGACGGTTTCCCGTTTAGCGAAAGAGAAAGGGTATCAGGTGATGATCTTTGATACCGATAGCGATGAAAAAGCCGAACAAACCGCCATTGAAACCTTAGTTAGCTATAAGGCTAGCGGCATTTTACTTTCACCTGTTCGTGACGATAAAGCCTATCAACCGAGTTATTTGTCATTGATTGATCAGCATAAAGTCCCATTGGTTTTTGTTGACCGTTCTATTTACGGTAAAGATTATCCTGGGCTGTTTTTGAAGAACTTTGAAATTGGGGCATTAACCGGTAAATATCTCAATCAGCAACGTAGTGAAAATACCTTAATTGTCTCGGGGCCTGAGCATTCTGAAATTAGCCTTTCACGCTTAGCGGGTATTTATGACCAATTTACCAACCGTAAAAATATTCATGTCCTGTACAGCAGTTATATTTTTAGTAAGAAAGATGAAGAGTATTTAAGAGAAAAAATAAAAGAGCTCTATACACCCAATATGTATATTGTGGGGTTAAACGGAATTATTACCGCGGGGATGTACAAAATTATTTCTGAACTCGGATTATCTTGCCGTTATTTCTCGGTGGACTTACCACCTTATGCTGATACTTATCATTTATCGATTTCAGGCGTTCACCATGACTCAGTTTATTTAGGTAAACGAACAGCGGAATTATTGTTTGCAGAGATAGAAGGTGGCTCCACCAAAGAAACGGGTTCCAAGCAAATTTTCGTCAATGGCAAACTCGTAACTTACGATTAA
- a CDS encoding ABC transporter permease: MSNQSTIPLAKNKFNFAKLTKIPAFLPLVGLIILFACMSIFNEHFLTVNNLSTIARQVSINAIIAIGMTFAILTGGIDLSVGAVMALSGTLMAGLMKYYGMDPSIAIALGLLSGIAFGFINGILTAYGKMPPIIVTLGAMIIAKGLALIYTGGYPISGLPQEFAFWGREELMGIQVPILLMLGLYLIFYVVLNHIPFGRYIYAIGGNEEAARLSGIRVERYKMLVYVISGFTAAFAGLIFTSRVMSGQPNAGVGFELDAIAAVVLGGASIAGGRGMIIGTLIGAMILGVLNNGLNLLGISPYVQYIVKGLIIWGATLISSMKR, translated from the coding sequence ATGTCTAACCAAAGTACAATTCCACTGGCGAAGAATAAATTTAATTTTGCCAAATTAACCAAGATACCGGCATTTTTACCTCTCGTTGGGTTAATTATTTTATTTGCTTGTATGTCCATTTTTAATGAACATTTTTTAACGGTAAATAACTTATCCACTATTGCCCGCCAAGTTTCTATTAACGCAATCATTGCTATCGGGATGACATTCGCCATCTTAACCGGAGGAATCGATCTTTCCGTTGGGGCGGTGATGGCGCTATCCGGTACATTGATGGCTGGATTAATGAAATATTATGGTATGGACCCTTCCATTGCCATTGCACTGGGTCTGCTATCTGGTATCGCATTTGGATTTATTAATGGGATTTTAACTGCTTACGGTAAAATGCCGCCGATTATCGTGACTTTAGGCGCCATGATCATCGCGAAAGGCTTAGCGCTAATTTACACCGGTGGTTACCCTATTTCTGGCTTACCTCAAGAGTTTGCTTTTTGGGGACGTGAAGAATTAATGGGAATTCAAGTACCTATCCTGTTAATGCTGGGTCTGTATCTGATTTTTTATGTAGTGCTTAATCATATTCCATTCGGTCGCTATATTTATGCGATTGGCGGTAACGAAGAGGCTGCGCGTTTAAGTGGTATCCGCGTTGAGCGCTACAAAATGTTGGTGTACGTCATCAGTGGTTTCACTGCCGCATTTGCCGGACTGATTTTTACCTCTCGTGTTATGAGTGGTCAGCCTAATGCCGGTGTAGGTTTTGAGCTTGATGCCATTGCAGCAGTAGTTTTGGGTGGAGCATCTATCGCAGGTGGTCGCGGGATGATCATCGGTACATTGATCGGTGCAATGATTTTAGGTGTGCTGAACAATGGCTTGAACCTATTGGGTATTTCGCCGTACGTTCAATATATTGTAAAAGGCTTAATTATCTGGGGCGCAACCTTAATTAGCTCAATGAAGCGTTAA
- a CDS encoding sugar ABC transporter ATP-binding protein, whose translation MMQLLALKDVSKTFPGVKALDNINLSLEKGEVHALLGENGAGKSTLMKVLCGIHKPDSGKILIEGEEHTFHNYRDAIKAGVGIIFQEFSLIPYLNAFENIFLNREIKNKFGLLDRKLMREKAQIILSELGVNIDIDEPISHLSIAEQQFVEIAKALSLDAKILVLDEPTATLTPKEANHLFDVMRDLKAKGVGMFFISHHLEEIYEICDTISVLRDGQYIGSRKVDDTDLDVIIEMMVGREVENIYPPKRHFDGQEVILDAQIQRFASSPTNRIQLKKGEILGLAGLVGSGRTENILAMIGADKAYKKKVVLEGKDVKVKSAAQALQLGIGLLPESRKTQGLVLPFSVKENIWLNNHAQKLFLIQNKKEHLLSLDLISQVKVKTPEADTAVSTLSGGNQQKVVIARWLNKQAKILIFDEPTRGIDVGAKSEIYQLMRSLTEKGISIIMISSELPEVIGVSDRVLVFRDGEVAAELSGDEINSTQIMLHAAGNII comes from the coding sequence ATGATGCAATTGTTAGCATTAAAAGATGTCAGTAAAACTTTCCCTGGGGTTAAGGCGCTAGATAATATTAATCTCTCTTTAGAAAAAGGAGAGGTACACGCACTGCTGGGTGAAAATGGTGCGGGTAAATCAACGCTAATGAAAGTGCTGTGTGGAATTCATAAACCAGATAGCGGGAAAATACTTATCGAAGGCGAAGAGCACACCTTCCATAATTATCGTGATGCCATTAAAGCGGGCGTCGGCATTATTTTCCAAGAGTTTTCGTTAATCCCTTATTTGAATGCTTTTGAAAATATCTTTTTAAACCGAGAAATTAAAAATAAATTTGGCTTATTAGATAGAAAACTCATGCGTGAAAAAGCGCAGATAATTCTATCTGAGTTGGGCGTTAATATTGATATTGATGAACCCATTAGCCATTTAAGTATTGCTGAGCAACAATTTGTGGAAATTGCCAAAGCGCTTTCTCTTGATGCCAAAATATTGGTATTAGATGAGCCAACGGCAACATTAACCCCCAAAGAAGCCAATCACCTATTTGATGTGATGCGTGATCTGAAAGCAAAAGGCGTCGGCATGTTCTTTATCTCTCACCACTTGGAAGAGATTTATGAAATTTGCGACACCATTAGCGTATTGCGAGATGGTCAATATATTGGCTCCCGCAAGGTAGATGATACTGACCTTGATGTGATCATCGAAATGATGGTGGGTCGTGAAGTCGAAAATATCTACCCGCCAAAACGTCATTTTGATGGGCAAGAGGTCATTCTCGATGCTCAAATTCAACGATTTGCTTCTAGCCCAACCAATCGCATTCAATTGAAAAAAGGCGAGATACTCGGTCTTGCAGGATTAGTCGGCTCAGGCCGCACTGAAAATATTCTCGCCATGATAGGCGCAGATAAAGCCTACAAGAAAAAAGTGGTTCTCGAGGGGAAAGACGTCAAAGTGAAGTCTGCGGCGCAAGCGCTCCAGTTAGGCATTGGCCTTTTACCTGAAAGCCGTAAAACCCAAGGGTTAGTTTTGCCATTCTCAGTTAAAGAGAATATTTGGCTAAATAACCACGCCCAGAAGCTGTTCTTAATTCAAAACAAAAAAGAGCATTTGTTATCTCTTGATTTAATTTCGCAGGTCAAAGTTAAAACACCAGAAGCAGATACAGCGGTTTCAACGCTTAGCGGCGGAAACCAGCAAAAAGTGGTGATTGCACGTTGGCTGAATAAACAAGCCAAAATTCTTATTTTCGATGAGCCAACACGGGGTATCGACGTCGGAGCAAAATCAGAAATCTATCAATTAATGCGTTCACTCACCGAAAAAGGGATCTCAATTATTATGATCTCCTCCGAGCTGCCTGAAGTTATTGGCGTGAGCGATCGTGTTTTGGTGTTTCGAGATGGAGAAGTTGCTGCTGAATTAAGTGGGGACGAGATTAACTCAACCCAAATTATGTTACATGCGGCCGGCAATATTATATAG
- a CDS encoding ABC transporter substrate-binding protein, translated as MAFNATAKPVSVGMSFQELNNEYFVTMKEALESATGEMGAQLYIADAAHDVSKQTSDIEDMLQKKIDILLINPADSVGAETAVLAAKKAGVVVIAIDAQANGPIDSFVGSKNYEAGLMAGKRLGESLGGKGEVAILDGIPVVPILERVRGFEAAMKEYPNIKIVTKLNGKQERDTAMNVTENMLQANPGLNGIFSVNDVGSLGALAAIESAGRDVKLVSVDGSPEAVAEIAKGNSPFIATSAQFPRDQVRIGLAMGLAKHWGANVPKEVPLDVKLIDKTNAKDFHW; from the coding sequence ATGGCTTTTAACGCGACAGCAAAACCTGTTTCTGTCGGAATGTCTTTTCAAGAACTGAATAACGAATATTTCGTGACCATGAAAGAGGCTTTAGAAAGCGCAACAGGTGAAATGGGCGCTCAGCTTTACATCGCTGATGCGGCACACGATGTCTCAAAACAAACGAGCGACATCGAAGATATGCTGCAGAAGAAAATCGATATCCTGCTGATTAACCCAGCGGATAGCGTGGGTGCAGAAACGGCGGTATTAGCGGCGAAAAAAGCCGGTGTCGTGGTCATTGCTATCGATGCACAAGCTAATGGTCCAATCGATTCATTCGTTGGATCTAAAAACTACGAAGCGGGCCTAATGGCGGGTAAACGTTTAGGTGAATCATTAGGTGGTAAAGGTGAAGTTGCTATCCTTGATGGTATCCCTGTCGTGCCAATCCTTGAGCGTGTTCGTGGTTTTGAAGCAGCCATGAAAGAGTATCCAAATATCAAGATTGTGACCAAATTAAACGGTAAACAAGAGCGTGATACTGCGATGAACGTCACTGAAAACATGCTGCAAGCTAACCCTGGCTTGAATGGTATCTTCAGTGTGAACGATGTGGGTTCTTTAGGCGCATTAGCGGCCATCGAATCTGCGGGCCGTGATGTGAAACTGGTGAGTGTTGATGGTTCTCCTGAAGCCGTCGCTGAAATTGCCAAAGGTAATTCACCGTTTATCGCTACCTCTGCACAATTCCCACGTGACCAAGTGCGTATTGGTTTAGCCATGGGCTTAGCAAAACACTGGGGAGCTAACGTACCTAAAGAAGTTCCTCTGGATGTTAAGTTAATCGACAAAACCAATGCTAAAGATTTCCATTGGTAA